The Macaca nemestrina isolate mMacNem1 chromosome 1, mMacNem.hap1, whole genome shotgun sequence genome contains the following window.
GATCGCTGGCATGCTGTTCCACATCAAGATAGCAAGAGtcaaattagccagttgtggtggtgtgtgcctttggtcccggctgaggtgagaggatgacttgcgcctgggaggtagaggttgcagtgacccaagatctcactccaacctgggtgacagagtgagaacctgtcccctgccccaaaaaaataaaatagcaagagTCATGGGCCTAggaatgaacatttattgaacatctattcTTCTAGATGCTCTGCtagatattttataaacattagctgatatggtttggctctggtccctacccaaatctcatgttgaatcgtaatccccagtgttgagagaagacctgctgggaggtgattggatcatgggggcagatctcctccttgctattctcatgagagtgagtgagttcttgtgagatctggttgtttaaaagtgtgtagcgcATCCCCCTtggctctctcttcctcttgctaGCCATGTGAGACTttcctgcttcccctttacccttctgccatgattgtaagtttctggaggcctcctagccatgtttcctgtacagcctggggaactgtgagtcaattaaaccttttttcttcaattgcccagtctcaggtagttctttatagcagtgtaggAATGGACTAATTCACTAGTTCATCCATTCCTCACAAGTCTCTGAGGCAGGGCATGTTTGCACAGGATTACATtgctagcaagtggcagagcaagGATTTGAAGGCAACTTGAGTTCAGAGCTCCAGCTCTTCACACTCCTCCACATGGCCTCTGTAGCATAAGTTCCAGCTCCAATACTTATCAGTTATGTGGCCTTAGAGGAATCATTTCATCTCTATAATCCTCAGGTTTCTGATACCTGCTCATCTCATGGGATTATTGTGCAAATCAAAGGACAGAAAATATGTGAGAGCACTTTGTTAACTGAAAAGACTTATGCAATGATGATAACattagtaacaataataataataatatatatattgagcgcctactgtgtgccagatactgGGATCACTGCtttatatagattatttcatttaatgctcACGGCAATCTGTGAAGTGAGTACTATTAAAACCATTCCATAGATGAAGAAACCAGGCTCACAGAGGTGGAGTAACTTGCACCACATCACACTCTGGCAagtggccaggctggggtgcaaacACAGGTTCAACTACTCCAGGACCCTTGCTATGAGCCGGGTGCTGAACACCTAGGCCTTCCACTACCTTCCGCAGTTTTATTACCCTCCTCCCCTGTGGCCTCAGGGCATAAAGGTCCTGGCCTAGCTTGAGTTTCCCCTTAGATGTTCGAATTGGAATCATGTGGGAAGGCCAATGCCTTCTGCAATTGAAAGGcgcatgttttcagtttttatctgtatCTTGTCTTTGTCCAACTGATATGGTTTAAATgcatctccacccaaatctcaccttgaattgtaataatccccacgtgtcaagggcggGGCCAGGTGGAGAAAATTGAATCATGGGCATGATTTCCCCAATACTGTTCTTGTGggaatgaataagtctcatgagatctgatggttttataagtgggagttcccctgcacaaattTCTTTCCTGCCTCCACATAAGACATcccttgctcttctgccatgattgtgaggcctcctcagccatgtggaactgtgagtcaattaaaaccccttcctttataaattacccagtctcaggtatgtctttattagcagcgtgagaacagactaatacaccaactGACTTGAAAAATGCCACCAAGAACATGTACTGCTTGCTGGCAATGTGCCACTCCTGAGCAAGGTCCTGAGTTAGGAGACAGACATGCTCAGGGTTCCCAGGGTTCACAGCCTGACGGAGGAGCATGGATATATATAGCATTTATACATTCAACAATAATGATGAGTCAGGGTCTGTGTTCAACCCTGGCGACACCAACATGAGTAAACAGCACAGAGCATTACGGGCTCCAAGTGGGCTATGCCTGGGGGTGAACAGGGGTCCACAGCAAACGGTCCTGACCTGTGTGATTGGGAGTAGAAAGGGCCAAAAAATCCTCTCAAAGGAAGTGGGGTTTCAGAGCAACCACACACTGATTGCGTGCCCTACTGAAGAATCTGCATATTTCATCCTTAATCCTCATGGCAACAATCCTATTGGGtagatattattttatagatgaggcctTAAATAACtttggtaagtggcagagccagactctgatCCCAGAGGCTCTGACCCCAGAGTTGATGCTCTTTCTAATACATAAGTTTACCTCTAAGAACGCTGTGCTACAGGCTCTGATGGGGGGAGACGGCAGCccacgaatgaacagaacaggaATGTGGAACTGACTAGGTCGTCTGGAAGGTGTCGTGGAGGAGGTGTGACTTGGTAGAATGATTGGGGCCAGGCTTTGGGGAGATTCTTTCATTATTCTAGTGAGTCTTCTAGGTCATGTGCAGGGAAGAACACTCTacagcaagcttgtccaacccccGGCCCATGGGCCACATGTGGCTCAGATGGCTTtaaatgcagcccaacacaaatttgtaaactttcttaaaacatcatgagggcttttttgcaatttttttttttttggtttcggttttttttttttttttttagctcatcagctatccttagtgtattttatgtgtggtctaagacaatttttcttccagtgtgacccagggaagccaaaagactggacactCCTGACTACAGGGCCAAGGCCATTTGCCTAGCAGTCCAGGGAATAGGGGATTTTTCTAGTGGGGAAGGTAAAGATGAGGAACCGCCTTTGGGTTTTGGGAAACAGAAATCCACTCATATTAACTTACAGGCACTTTGCAGAACCCAAGAGCCAGAAGTGTGCTGTGACCTCAGGATTGATGGCTAGGGAAAGGGCCAGAACCCAGGCCCAGGTCAGCAGCCTCCTCCCTTCTGTCACAGCTTCTCCCTGGGGTCCACCTCATCCTTTCCCCTCCAGTCGGGCTTTCACTGCCTCTGGGTAGCAGGGCAAAGATGCCTTCACACACTTCCTAAGATCTAACATCTCTGACCTGCAGTTTTAACTCCCCAGGAGGGAGTCTGATGTGTTCCCCTCTGGGCATACCACTATGGCCAGGGAGTAAAGTTGTCTCATCTCAGAGAAGGGGGAATGTGAGCTGGGTAGACCCCCAGAGGTCATGCAGGAATGACCtgtgttgggaacaggccccccaaaatctggccataaactggccccaaaactggccataaacaaaatctctgcagcactgtgacatgtttgtGATGGCCATGACATccatgctggaaggttgtgggtttaccggaatgagggcaaggaacacctggcccacccagggcggaaaaccacttaaaggaattcttaaaccacaaacaatagcatgagcaatctgtgccttaaggatatgctcctgctgcagataactagcccaaACCATCCCTTTATTTGAGCCCATCCCTTTGgttcccataaggaatacttttagttaatttataatctatagaaacaatgcttatcactggcttgctgttaataaatatgtgggtaaatctctgttcgaggctctcagctctgaaggctgtgagacccctggtttcccactccacacctctatatttctgtgtgtgtgcctttAATTCCTctaattcctctagcaccactgggttagggtcttcCCTACCGAGCAGTCCTGGAGAGGTATCCGGTTACAGGCATGGTCAGAACCCAAGTTCTGGGGAGACAGTGCTGAGAGTTTTGCACTTTTAGTTTCTCATTCTGCCCTTTAAAGTAATACATTGGCTTCCACATTTATAATTCTGTGGAGTTAttaaatccagaaataaagatTTAATCTTTTAAGCTCTGCATTGTAAAAGCAGAAGTTAAAGACCAGGCAAAGGAAAGCTCGCCAGCCAGGCTGAGGGGTCCACAGGGCCTGTGGAGGCCACAGCTGCCAACAGGAGCTAAGGCCACAGGACAGCCCCTGCTCTCCAGCCGGAGAAATAGAAAAGTTCTCCTGGACCAGAGACCACACTACACTGCAAAGGCAGACACAGGGAGGCTGGGCAGCAGGCCCTCAAGAGACCTATCTTGAAGGCCCTGAGAAATACCAGGACAGTCTCAGCAGCTCTCAAAATGCGCATGCTTTCCTCTAAACCAGGTAGAGGAGTGGGGAGCAGTGGAAGGGGAGGCCCCCAGGAGCCTCAGGGAAGGGGTGCCTGTTCAGGGAGAGATGAGAAGAGGCCCAGAAAATCTGAgactggaggaggaggaaaaggagggctTGGTTTCTGTTTAGCTCAGAGCCCATCCCAGAAGAAACACTGACAGCTGAATCAACAACTTCATCCTGTCCATCTCTGCCCTGTCCCTCTCCACCATCCAGGTCGCTCACAACACTGGCTCAGCTTCCTTGATTAGAATGAACAAGACAAACACTTTGGATTCTCTGGCAGGCAGATGCTGAGACCAGCACTGGAGAAGAGAGGATATTGAGAACAAAGAGGGGAGCTTAGGAGGTAAAGCAGGAAACCCTGAGGCCCAGTGTGGTGGAGAGGGGAACCCTCTCAATACTGCCTTGTGAAGGAGAAGCAACATCTGGACCTAAGACCTAGCAGACAGCTGCCTCCaccacagcagcccctcctggtTCTTGGTGCCCTTCCCACATCCCCATCCTTGGGTGTTTACTGTATCAGGGCCAGGCACTGGGGCACATGTGGGACTTCTCTTTGGGCTTTTAACCCCTCTCCTCTCCTAGgccctttgccttccactgtcTTTCGTTCAACCAAATCAGAGGTCATAACCTATTTCTGCCAAGTGATGGGTTGTGGAGGGTCTGAGGTGGTTCTGAGGCTACTTGTGGATGATAGGATTTAGCTACTGGTGCTGTCTCCTGAAGCAGCAGATAATTTCGTTTAATGAATTTGGACAGTTCACTGGATCCGCCCACACAGTTCTACTCACCTTCCAAAATTCTTCCAAAATAGCACTAGCTGTTGCATAGaagccaaaaagaaagaagagaaaagtaatAAATGACAAGGCCCCAGAGATTTCTGCCCTTTCAGAAAAGCCTGAATGAACTATTCCAGAGAAATTGTAagcctaaaaaaaagaaaagatgctttttgcttttttttttctttctcatggagGTGGAATCAGGCAAAGATAGATGCCACAAAGACGAGCACACACATGTAAAGCGGAAGAAGCTGGTTACCTGGTTTTCATGGAAGTGACAAGGCGTTAAGAATGTACTTCAAATACACGTTCCTTGACATCACTTATGCACCCGGAGTCTCAGGTTATGCTCTCATCAAGGGCATCAGAGCAGCTCCTGGTGTTTGGTGCTCTAACAAGGTCACTCCAGAGACACAACCCGACCCTACAGCCTCCCGTCACACACAGCTACACAGCTAGCAGACAAGCTCCCCTGCCACACGCgggcacacatacacatacagtcACACTAGGGAGACGACAAGCACCTCTACTACACACTGTcagtgccccccacccccaccaacccCACAGTCACGCCAGGGAGCAGACAAGCTCCCCTTCCTTCCACCTGGGGCACCCACAGTCCCCACGCTGCGCTGCCAGCCCTGTGGCCCAGGACCCATTCTCCAGGCCTGCGCTCAGAATGCCCTTCCCCCTCAGCCCCTCCCTGTGCACCACGTGCGCCGCAGCCAGCTGTTCCGTGGGCAGACCCTTCCGTGGGCTGACAGGTGGTGATTACTGTTGCCAGCCCCACATTAGGAGAGAATTGAATGGGAGAGAGCCCCTGCCTGCCCCAGGCTCCCTACAATAGCGCCTTTGTGAGGTGCTTCActgtctttctttccccttcctcatCAACCTACATCTGGAGCAGCTCTGcctgaggagaaaagaaaaaaagacaaagggagGCTCACAGGGCCCTGACGGAGCCACCCCACCTGGGGCGGGAAGGCAGGCTGTGCTTTGGGGAGAAGGCTGTGCCCCTTCCCCGCACTTGGCTAGGGCAAATAACCAAGAGGACCCCCAGGGCTGCCTGAGGCGGACTCCTCATAAAAGCAGTGGATCCTGCCCATCAGCCAGCCTTGCCCCTGCACGCTGAGCACGAAGCAGTGAGGGTGAGGCCCGGGTGGGAGCCTGGTGCAGAAATCAGCAGATTCCTGGAGACTGGAGTCCAAAGCCCGgagccttcctcctcctctcccttctcccttccccagaTTACCCTCTGCAATCCAACCCCAGAGGCCAGGGCATGGGCCAGAGAGGGTTAAGTTTCCAGAAGTCCTGACGGGTTCCGGCCAGGTTCAGGGCTGGAGTGGGTAGGTGAGGGTGATGAGGGTGGAGAAGAGGAAAGCAGGAATAGGCTGCGGACCGGGTAAGGCCAACATCTGGGACACGGTCActgcccctcctccctgcccaaaCCGCAGACGCTGTGGCAGCAGGAAAATCAGAGCAGTGTAGACCAAGAACGATTGTGCAACCTGGCCCTGCAGGAGCGCAACGCTGGAGGTGGGAGTGGAGAGGTCTGGGGTGCGGGGCAGAGTCCGCTTTAGAGGAGAAACTTCAGTTCTTACTAAAAACACAGGCAGGCATTCAGGGCTCTGGTTTCCACCCTAGACTGCAATGCAACTAACATCCATTTTGTACTTCAAAATCCTCTGAGAATCGGAATTGGAAGCTCTGCCCTGGGCCCCAGTGTCTCACAGTCAGAGGCACGGTGCCACTGAGGTTCTGGGATGGCTGCTGTGGATTGGCTGCTGTGGATGGCAGTGGGTGTGGAAGGAGACCTTTCGCCCAGCCTCCTAAAGTGGCGGGATTCTGCCGCTTCCCCCAGGCGCCTCACTGTAAACTCTTCCTCAGCAAAGGGAGCCCAGCCAAGTCCTTAATATGGCTCAAGGAGTGCGGATGGGTTGGGAGGGAGAAAATGGATGGTCAGGGGGAAGTTGGATCTGAGGGCTACCCAAACACACACAGGAGAGGAGTAGTGGATTTTCCTTTTAATGCAAAATGTTGCAATACAAAACTGTGGAGAAAGTCCTGTTCCTCAGGACACTGAAGGGAGGAGTGAGGAAGAGAGGGCAGAGCTGGATGTCTCCTCCTATTTCTCCCTCCCCAAGTCACTCTGAGGGCAAGAACACTGCTGCCTGCTCCTGGGGCCTGCCCCCATACAAGGTCAGTGCTCCGGGTCTGGGTCATCTTAGTCTGAAATTTGTTGACGTggggcaggagagcaggagggaaCATTGAGGGTTTTGACTCTTTGAGCTCTACAAGGATTACTCAGGATCTGGAGTTCTGTATGAAACAAAGGAGCTGCAAGAATTTGATTGCCATTGGCTAAAAATGTAGAGGATTTGAGCCACAACTGGCCCACATTTGAAGAATGAGGAACAGGAAATTTAGTGGggatataatataaatgtatggGAGCAAGAAAGATGCAAAAAACAAGGCTAGCTCCTCAaacctcctcctctttcttcctcatcTCCAGCTTATAGACAATCTGGTAGCCATCATCCCAGGCATAGAGCTGGCGTTCTCGGGGATTATAGCGGAGGCTGGCATGGGCACCGTATCTGCGGGGAAAATAAGGGAGTGCTGCCCGTTCAGGGGTCAGGGTGCCGCTGACATCAAAGGAGCACTGGATGCGGGCCCGACTGGCAGGACGGGTGTTGTAGACGACATAGAGGGTCCCACAGATGACAAAGGCAGCCTCAGCATTCTCTCTGGGACATGGTGTGTCCCACTGCTGCTCTGTGTCCAGTGTCTGTGGATCTAACTTGGCCAGACACAAGTGCCTGTCATCCTCTCGGGTGGCATAGACAGCCCAAAGACCTTCCTCATCAGCTGCCAGGTCGATGTAGGTGTCTGCTGTCAGGCCGTATGGGGGAATCAACCCCTCTGCTGGGAATACTGAGCTGTCCACCACTGTCCGGTTTGCCAGGTGGAATTTGATGAGCTGCAAGGTGTTCTCCAGCTCACCACCCCCGCCAGGTCTTCCAGGAGGCCTCCGGGCAAAATAAAGAAAGCCACCATATACCAGCTGCCCTGTGCCTACCCAGGGAAAGGGCACCCGGACTCGGGAAGCTTTCCGGGCAGCCATGGCAAGGGTGAAGTCACGCAGCCTTGGGAAGACAAAGGCTGTGTCATTCTGTGTCCCATCTAACACGTAGATCTTCTCTGTTTGCCCCAGTGGATCCTTGGTCCACAGACCAGCTGGGCCACCAAATCGCTTCAGAATCTTCATTGATCTCACTTGAGAGATTGTGTAGCCACAG
Protein-coding sequences here:
- the LOC105479157 gene encoding olfactomedin-like protein 3, with translation MGPSTPLLIFFLLSWSGPLQGQQHHLVEYMERRLAALEERLAQCQDQSSRHAAELRDFKNKMLPLLEVAEKEREALRTEADTISGRVDRLEREVDYLETQNPALPCVEFDEKVTGGPGTKGKGRRNEKYDMVTDCGYTISQVRSMKILKRFGGPAGLWTKDPLGQTEKIYVLDGTQNDTAFVFPRLRDFTLAMAARKASRVRVPFPWVGTGQLVYGGFLYFARRPPGRPGGGGELENTLQLIKFHLANRTVVDSSVFPAEGLIPPYGLTADTYIDLAADEEGLWAVYATREDDRHLCLAKLDPQTLDTEQQWDTPCPRENAEAAFVICGTLYVVYNTRPASRARIQCSFDVSGTLTPERAALPYFPRRYGAHASLRYNPRERQLYAWDDGYQIVYKLEMRKKEEEV